A window from Fibrobacter sp. UWT2 encodes these proteins:
- the proC gene encoding pyrroline-5-carboxylate reductase encodes MSEKIFFAGTGNMGGAILRGLLKAGTDASTIFFFDPSDKAAAEVSALGCVRVASFAEGLAKADVTFLCVKPQIFKLVAAEWKAAAAAEKSTKTFVSIMAGVTRKALIEVLGEKNQILRVMPNLPLTVGKGSVGLATDGVTEETLAIAEKIFGNIGVTCRVAESLMDAVTGLSGSAPAYVFEFIEGLTRGGVKAGLTRDVALKLALGTIEGSVELVKQSGKSPSDLCAMVCSPAGTTIAGINALEEGAFRSTLIKAVVAGTDRSKELGK; translated from the coding sequence ATGTCAGAAAAAATCTTTTTCGCTGGTACTGGAAACATGGGTGGCGCAATCCTCCGCGGTCTTTTGAAGGCCGGCACGGACGCTTCCACCATTTTCTTCTTTGACCCCTCCGACAAGGCCGCCGCAGAAGTTTCTGCTCTCGGTTGCGTTCGCGTGGCAAGTTTCGCCGAAGGCCTCGCCAAGGCAGACGTTACCTTCCTTTGCGTGAAGCCGCAGATTTTCAAGCTGGTCGCCGCCGAATGGAAAGCCGCAGCAGCCGCCGAAAAGTCCACCAAGACTTTCGTGAGCATTATGGCCGGCGTGACCCGCAAGGCACTCATCGAAGTTCTCGGCGAAAAGAACCAGATTCTCCGCGTGATGCCGAACCTGCCGCTTACCGTCGGCAAGGGTTCCGTCGGCCTCGCTACTGATGGCGTTACCGAAGAAACACTCGCTATCGCCGAAAAGATCTTTGGCAATATCGGCGTGACCTGCCGCGTTGCAGAATCCTTGATGGATGCTGTCACCGGTCTTTCGGGCAGCGCTCCTGCTTACGTTTTTGAATTCATCGAAGGCCTCACCCGCGGCGGCGTGAAGGCCGGTCTCACCCGCGATGTCGCTCTCAAGCTCGCCCTCGGTACCATCGAAGGTAGCGTTGAACTCGTGAAACAGTCCGGCAAGAGCCCCAGCGACCTCTGCGCCATGGTTTGCTCTCCCGCAGGCACCACCATCGCAGGCATCAACGCCCTTGAAGAAGGCGCCTTCCGCAGCACGCTCATCAAGGCTGTTGTTGCAGGCACCGACCGTAGCAAGGAACTGGGAAAGTAA
- a CDS encoding deoxynucleoside kinase, producing MLREKGVHFLAIEGAIGVGKTSLAEILADRWKATLIEENFSENPFLEKFYQNKEAYAFQTQLFFLLDRLKQLQNSAIQSDLFRDLLISDYTYDKDQIFAAQNLTESEYAMYDQVAKALNHDIPRPDLVVYLQASVPTLLKRIHGRGRTMEKTIEGSYLNGLLERFDNYFWNYPYAPVLIINTDNIDFVHNENHLQLVLDAIAACPKQTTYFVPEGK from the coding sequence ATGCTGAGAGAAAAAGGCGTTCATTTTTTGGCCATCGAAGGCGCTATCGGAGTGGGTAAGACTTCTCTTGCAGAAATCCTTGCGGATCGCTGGAAGGCGACTCTGATCGAAGAGAATTTCTCGGAAAACCCCTTCCTTGAAAAGTTCTACCAGAACAAGGAAGCTTACGCATTCCAGACGCAGTTGTTCTTTTTGCTTGACCGTTTAAAGCAGTTGCAGAATTCGGCAATTCAGAGTGACCTGTTCCGCGACCTTTTGATTAGCGACTATACATACGACAAAGACCAAATTTTTGCAGCCCAGAACCTGACTGAAAGCGAATACGCCATGTACGATCAGGTGGCCAAGGCCTTGAACCATGATATCCCGAGGCCCGATTTGGTCGTTTATTTGCAAGCATCGGTTCCGACGCTCCTCAAACGCATTCACGGCCGTGGCCGTACCATGGAAAAGACGATTGAAGGTTCTTACCTGAATGGTCTTTTGGAACGTTTCGACAATTATTTCTGGAACTATCCGTACGCTCCGGTGCTGATTATCAATACCGACAATATCGATTTTGTCCACAACGAAAATCATCTGCAGTTGGTGCTCGACGCCATTGCCGCATGCCCCAAGCAGACGACTTATTTTGTACCAGAAGGTAAATAA
- the folK gene encoding 2-amino-4-hydroxy-6-hydroxymethyldihydropteridine diphosphokinase, with protein MDSLERVFVALGSNLPDRSKHLNEGREMLRKISAGGWLESPIYETPPVGPAGQGPYFNQVVSFWYSGTSTRLLHYLKGAEFVLGRKPRGHWNSREIDLDLLYFGKEVQQGRPNLPHPQIVNRQFVLVPLNDIAPEWDDPQLGIKVKDILSNLLQKEEKIPFRVITSEEP; from the coding sequence GTGGATTCTTTAGAAAGAGTTTTTGTTGCCTTGGGCTCAAACCTCCCCGACCGTTCAAAACACTTGAACGAGGGTCGCGAAATGCTCCGCAAAATTTCGGCGGGCGGGTGGCTAGAAAGTCCCATATACGAAACTCCACCGGTAGGACCGGCGGGCCAGGGTCCCTATTTCAATCAAGTTGTCAGTTTCTGGTATTCGGGAACATCGACACGCCTGTTGCATTATTTGAAGGGCGCTGAATTTGTGTTGGGCCGTAAGCCCCGTGGACACTGGAATTCCCGCGAAATCGATTTAGATCTACTGTATTTTGGAAAAGAGGTTCAACAGGGGAGGCCGAACCTTCCGCACCCCCAGATTGTGAACCGCCAGTTTGTACTGGTCCCCTTGAACGATATTGCCCCAGAATGGGACGATCCCCAGCTGGGAATAAAGGTGAAAGATATCCTTTCGAACCTTTTGCAGAAAGAAGAAAAAATCCCGTTCCGCGTCATTACTTCGGAGGAACCTTGA
- a CDS encoding CHASE2 domain-containing protein, giving the protein MPETIEQSALGKTQRNGAEALENIFYDLFFKTSTHSEKAEDEEDSHQRVSINDSLDQNIFIVDIDEASLAKPGNYNEWDRSIHAKVIQNLSEGGAAAISFDILFKSADFGKQKTDQAANVLRKIAPEAEVDSLYPSLLANYNFDSMLVSAVKESGNTIVCYMFDERKSYKHASQWIPLSMQERADAIGYSSTLDTTQVDKIDDVEPKDLLDNIFPELANAGVKAGSVNAYPDNDGVVRKVSMLYRFPNPNLDIIPFLDTTQAGDKEKYDAVMNSDGNNYVYSTMSLMTILHLFHKDPKDIVVKMGKYIDIGKPFGIYRDSVGIYHTTYPNFSYHMFMLLRETLAEKKIHNKASEEVLEISHKVFAHKDENGKISLELSNGGTSSILDEQESKLLMKVTLEQLDALEEEETVKLTRDYIIRKDEDEEGFYQIVKNASNDEDEEDDEDEDEDESIDFTRSAVKTLIFYKDTLKRMPAGKKMILSLDMQLHYNKATKKWNSNMAILSDAVIRDIQATKDEAIENLKPGEEIRFGKVKRIPIDQTGRYQVKYKGRYNEVNNRRFQHLSYYDVYKGRIDNLFYQGKIFILGSAAAALFDFVPGPQEENYPAVLIHSTIIKNILEDDYLVTLSEKKQQVIVILLAFLCLILGLYFTSSISVVLSLVLMGVYTYIAYKYFQGGLYIGASKQLLAMLLTSITALVVQFHFENKEKNFINNAFKQYISPELITAMVDNEIMPTLGGEKSNLTAYFTDIASFSTFSEKIGDPKKLVDLLNEYLTAMTDTLIENKGTLDKYEGDAIIAFFGAPMPLPNNAQYACETAVGMQEKLMKLRRIWASEQEIQNNQKVLKWPKVVHNMHMRIGINTGDIVTGNMGSSMRKNYTMMGDAVNLAARLESAAKQYGAYIQISEDTQRNLETGTFIYRSLDTIRVVGKSQPIKTFELLAITGLGLTKLNDEAQTSLFKKENFKNEAIEAKNKFIIKKRKKARKTRAQQKEDELNRIVNKRLDEEIMRIKNETHMNVKANVKKILRDDITQKAKKELNKKYKLNAPREVYTSGEIAYFARKRDAQNQNLVKLVELWERARACYLNMQWDDAIALFKQCLDLEPHHPDRDPGSKTTPSHVYIQRCEAYKITPPVAQGEVWDGVFTATEK; this is encoded by the coding sequence TTGCCAGAAACCATTGAGCAGTCTGCACTCGGCAAGACCCAGCGCAACGGCGCCGAAGCCCTTGAAAATATTTTTTACGATTTATTTTTCAAAACCTCAACCCATTCCGAAAAGGCCGAAGACGAAGAAGATTCACACCAGCGCGTTTCCATTAACGACAGCCTCGACCAAAACATTTTCATTGTCGACATTGACGAAGCTTCCCTGGCTAAACCCGGCAACTATAACGAATGGGACCGTTCCATCCATGCGAAAGTCATCCAGAACTTGAGCGAAGGTGGTGCGGCGGCAATCAGTTTCGATATTCTGTTCAAGAGCGCAGACTTCGGCAAGCAAAAAACAGACCAGGCCGCAAACGTTCTCCGAAAAATCGCGCCCGAAGCCGAAGTCGATTCCCTTTACCCTTCACTACTTGCCAACTACAACTTTGACTCCATGCTGGTGAGTGCCGTCAAGGAAAGCGGAAACACCATTGTCTGCTACATGTTCGACGAACGCAAGTCCTACAAGCACGCCTCTCAATGGATTCCCCTGAGTATGCAGGAACGTGCCGACGCCATCGGCTACTCCTCCACCCTGGACACCACCCAGGTAGACAAAATCGACGACGTAGAACCCAAAGACTTGCTGGACAACATCTTCCCGGAACTGGCCAACGCAGGCGTAAAGGCGGGCTCGGTGAACGCCTACCCCGACAACGATGGCGTGGTGCGCAAAGTATCCATGCTTTACCGTTTCCCCAACCCCAATCTAGACATCATCCCCTTCCTGGACACCACTCAAGCTGGCGACAAAGAAAAATACGATGCCGTCATGAACAGCGACGGCAACAACTATGTGTATTCCACCATGTCGCTCATGACCATTCTGCACCTTTTCCACAAAGATCCCAAAGACATTGTGGTCAAGATGGGCAAATATATCGACATCGGCAAGCCCTTCGGCATCTACCGCGACTCGGTCGGCATCTACCACACGACTTACCCCAACTTCAGCTACCACATGTTCATGCTTCTCCGCGAAACCTTGGCCGAAAAGAAAATCCACAACAAGGCTAGCGAAGAGGTTCTTGAAATATCACACAAGGTTTTTGCTCATAAAGACGAAAACGGAAAGATTTCTCTGGAACTTTCCAACGGCGGCACCAGCAGCATTCTTGACGAACAGGAATCCAAGTTGCTAATGAAGGTGACCCTTGAACAGCTAGACGCCCTTGAAGAAGAAGAGACTGTCAAGCTCACCAGAGACTACATCATCCGCAAAGACGAAGACGAAGAAGGCTTCTATCAGATTGTAAAGAACGCCTCCAACGACGAAGATGAAGAAGATGATGAAGACGAGGACGAAGATGAATCCATCGACTTCACCCGCAGCGCCGTCAAGACGTTGATTTTCTATAAGGACACCCTGAAGCGCATGCCTGCCGGCAAGAAGATGATTCTTTCGCTCGACATGCAACTGCATTACAACAAGGCGACCAAAAAGTGGAATTCGAACATGGCGATTCTTTCGGACGCCGTGATTCGCGACATCCAAGCCACCAAGGACGAGGCAATCGAAAACCTTAAGCCCGGCGAAGAAATCCGCTTCGGCAAAGTCAAGCGCATTCCTATCGATCAGACCGGCCGCTACCAAGTCAAGTACAAAGGCCGCTATAACGAAGTCAACAACAGACGATTCCAGCACTTGTCTTACTACGACGTGTACAAGGGACGTATCGACAATCTGTTCTATCAAGGCAAAATCTTCATTCTCGGTTCCGCTGCAGCAGCCCTATTCGACTTTGTGCCAGGCCCGCAAGAAGAAAACTACCCCGCCGTGTTGATTCACTCGACCATCATCAAGAACATTCTGGAAGACGATTACCTTGTCACCTTGAGCGAAAAGAAGCAGCAAGTCATCGTCATCCTTCTCGCGTTCCTGTGTCTTATTCTCGGTCTCTACTTCACGAGTTCAATTTCAGTGGTTCTTTCCCTGGTATTAATGGGCGTCTACACCTACATCGCCTACAAGTACTTCCAAGGCGGACTATACATCGGCGCCTCCAAGCAGTTGCTCGCCATGTTGTTAACCAGCATCACGGCGCTGGTCGTGCAGTTCCACTTCGAAAACAAAGAGAAGAACTTCATCAACAACGCGTTTAAGCAGTACATTTCTCCTGAACTGATTACCGCCATGGTGGATAACGAAATTATGCCGACCCTGGGTGGAGAAAAGTCGAACCTTACCGCCTACTTTACCGACATTGCAAGTTTCTCTACCTTCTCCGAAAAGATTGGCGACCCGAAAAAATTGGTGGACCTGTTAAACGAATATCTAACCGCCATGACAGACACCTTGATCGAAAACAAGGGAACCCTGGACAAATACGAAGGCGATGCCATTATCGCATTCTTCGGAGCGCCCATGCCCTTGCCCAACAATGCCCAATACGCCTGCGAAACGGCCGTGGGCATGCAAGAAAAGCTGATGAAGCTGAGACGCATTTGGGCAAGCGAACAAGAAATTCAAAACAACCAGAAAGTCCTCAAGTGGCCCAAGGTCGTCCACAACATGCACATGCGCATCGGTATCAACACCGGCGACATCGTGACGGGTAACATGGGTTCTTCGATGCGTAAGAACTACACCATGATGGGCGACGCCGTGAACCTGGCAGCCCGTCTTGAAAGTGCTGCAAAGCAGTACGGCGCCTATATCCAGATCAGCGAAGATACCCAAAGAAATCTGGAAACGGGCACCTTCATCTACCGCTCCCTGGATACGATTCGAGTGGTGGGTAAAAGTCAACCCATCAAGACCTTCGAACTCTTGGCCATCACCGGCTTGGGACTCACCAAGCTCAATGACGAAGCCCAAACCAGCCTGTTCAAGAAGGAAAACTTCAAGAACGAAGCGATTGAAGCCAAGAATAAATTCATTATCAAAAAGAGAAAGAAAGCCAGAAAGACAAGAGCGCAGCAAAAAGAAGACGAACTGAACAGAATCGTAAACAAGAGACTCGATGAAGAAATCATGAGAATCAAGAACGAAACGCACATGAATGTCAAGGCGAACGTCAAGAAGATTCTCAGAGACGACATCACTCAAAAAGCAAAGAAAGAACTCAACAAGAAATACAAGCTTAATGCCCCGAGAGAAGTCTACACTTCTGGTGAAATCGCCTATTTCGCCCGAAAGCGCGATGCCCAGAACCAGAACCTGGTCAAGCTTGTGGAACTCTGGGAAAGAGCCCGCGCCTGCTACCTGAATATGCAATGGGACGACGCCATCGCCTTGTTCAAGCAATGTCTTGACCTTGAGCCGCATCACCCCGACCGCGATCCGGGCAGCAAGACAACACCTTCCCATGTGTACATTCAGCGCTGCGAAGCATACAAAATCACCCCGCCAGTTGCACAAGGCGAGGTGTGGGACGGCGTGTTCACCGCTACAGAGAAATAA
- the panC gene encoding pantoate--beta-alanine ligase gives MQIVTTVDSLRQIIKPLSKQGKTIGLVPTMGALHAGHGALIKESVKECDVTVVSVFLNPIQFGKNEDLDKYPKRLEADAKLAESLGADYVFAPSVQEMYPDGDPLTMVRDETLEGMYCGAYRPGHFRGVLTVVSKLFLISGCNHAYFGEKDYQQVFLIERMVKDLNFDIQIHRVKIVREESGLALSSRNEYLSDEERENALSISTGLKQAKEAYEKGERAVSKIRDIVLKSILGAHGIVQFVELVNQKNLQKFVGVLGPEDKVVILVAAFFGKTRLIDNIELN, from the coding sequence ATGCAAATCGTAACTACTGTTGATTCTCTTCGTCAAATCATCAAGCCCCTTTCGAAGCAGGGCAAGACCATCGGGCTTGTTCCCACGATGGGAGCCTTGCACGCCGGGCATGGAGCATTGATCAAGGAATCTGTCAAGGAATGCGACGTGACGGTGGTCAGCGTGTTCCTGAATCCGATCCAGTTTGGTAAAAACGAGGATTTGGATAAGTACCCCAAGCGTCTGGAAGCCGATGCGAAGCTTGCTGAATCGCTGGGAGCCGATTACGTGTTTGCTCCGAGTGTCCAGGAAATGTACCCCGATGGCGACCCCTTGACCATGGTCCGCGACGAAACGCTGGAAGGCATGTACTGCGGTGCTTATCGCCCCGGTCATTTCCGCGGAGTGCTTACGGTTGTCTCCAAGTTGTTCCTGATTTCTGGCTGTAACCACGCTTACTTTGGTGAAAAGGATTACCAGCAGGTGTTCTTGATCGAACGCATGGTGAAGGACTTGAATTTCGATATCCAGATTCACCGCGTGAAGATCGTTCGTGAAGAATCTGGCTTGGCTCTTTCTAGCCGTAACGAATACCTGAGCGATGAAGAACGTGAGAATGCCTTGTCCATTAGCACGGGCCTGAAGCAGGCTAAGGAAGCCTACGAAAAGGGCGAACGCGCAGTCAGCAAGATCCGCGATATCGTGCTGAAGTCCATTCTGGGAGCACATGGTATTGTGCAGTTCGTGGAACTGGTAAACCAGAAAAATCTCCAGAAGTTTGTGGGCGTTTTGGGCCCCGAAGACAAGGTGGTGATTCTGGTGGCGGCCTTCTTTGGCAAGACCCGCCTAATCGACAACATCGAACTGAACTAA
- the rho gene encoding transcription termination factor Rho — translation MADQEPTGAEIPPELNVDFSNPEEKESSPKRRGRPKRAKEESAEAKVDAKSEKEPVEKVVENKEEKSFAEAPVEKAPAAEKAPAEKPVQNVEAAPAEKPAEQGEQQNANQGEQGTSQGEQGANQNDNNGQQQNQQNRRFDKFNKNNRRFDKNNNRQNQRFQPEEEDTTPLPEPDSEAWNKARECWSKYRKMTMSDLQELASQKENLDFRRYRKQSLGLLLQSLENENNIVYAEGLLEVTPQGHGFLRNTEFNYQQGPDDVYVSQNLIRKLGLKIGDTVAGLARPPRDQNDKYYALRRVDKVNFEDPEKIKRRVAFEYLTPIHPNEKIQLEWDPEELSTRVMDLFSPIGKGQRSIILAPPRTGKTILLQNMTRAIAKNHPEIIIMVLLIDERPEEVTEMREIIGKLVEANPNLRAEVVASTFDEPPDHHARVATMVLEKAKRLVEQQKDVVVLLDSITRFARANNVVIPHSGKILSGGVDANAMQFPKKFFGAARKIADKLGDFQKDSNGQIVQTIAGEPVREIVQKNGSLTIIGTALIETGSRMDEVIFEEFKGTGNMELVLDRRLAEKRTWPAIDIFKSGTRKEDRLLSLYEQDIIWKFRQGAQNDTENGIMDKLIKLMKQNKTNAELLEFMKKAKDSLR, via the coding sequence TTGGCAGATCAAGAACCTACTGGCGCAGAAATTCCCCCTGAATTGAACGTAGATTTTTCGAATCCCGAAGAAAAAGAATCTTCTCCCAAACGCCGCGGAAGACCTAAACGTGCTAAAGAAGAATCTGCCGAAGCTAAAGTAGATGCAAAGTCCGAAAAGGAACCTGTTGAAAAAGTTGTAGAAAATAAAGAAGAAAAATCTTTTGCAGAAGCTCCCGTCGAAAAAGCACCTGCTGCTGAAAAAGCTCCTGCAGAAAAGCCTGTACAAAATGTAGAAGCCGCCCCCGCTGAAAAACCTGCCGAACAAGGTGAACAACAGAACGCCAACCAGGGCGAACAAGGCACAAGCCAAGGCGAACAGGGTGCCAACCAGAACGACAACAACGGCCAGCAGCAAAACCAGCAGAACCGCCGCTTCGATAAGTTCAACAAGAACAACCGTCGTTTCGACAAGAACAACAACCGTCAGAACCAGAGATTCCAGCCCGAAGAAGAAGACACGACTCCGCTGCCGGAACCGGATTCCGAAGCATGGAACAAGGCTCGCGAATGCTGGAGCAAGTATCGCAAGATGACCATGAGCGACTTGCAGGAACTGGCTTCGCAAAAAGAAAATCTCGACTTCAGGCGTTACCGCAAGCAGTCCTTGGGACTTCTCTTGCAGAGCCTCGAAAACGAAAATAACATCGTTTATGCCGAAGGCCTTCTGGAAGTCACTCCGCAAGGTCACGGATTCCTGCGCAATACCGAATTCAACTACCAGCAGGGTCCGGACGACGTTTACGTTAGCCAGAATTTAATCCGCAAGCTCGGCCTCAAAATTGGCGACACCGTCGCTGGCCTTGCTCGCCCGCCACGCGATCAGAACGACAAGTACTATGCACTCCGCCGCGTGGACAAGGTCAACTTCGAAGATCCCGAAAAGATCAAGCGCCGTGTGGCATTCGAATACCTGACGCCGATCCACCCGAACGAAAAGATTCAACTCGAATGGGATCCCGAAGAACTGAGCACCCGCGTAATGGACTTGTTCTCCCCCATCGGTAAGGGTCAGCGTAGTATCATTCTCGCACCCCCGCGTACCGGTAAGACGATCCTGTTGCAGAACATGACTCGCGCCATCGCCAAGAACCACCCCGAAATCATCATCATGGTGCTTCTGATTGACGAACGACCTGAAGAAGTAACGGAAATGCGAGAAATCATCGGCAAGTTGGTGGAAGCCAATCCGAACCTGCGCGCCGAAGTCGTCGCATCGACCTTCGACGAACCTCCTGACCATCACGCCCGTGTGGCCACCATGGTACTCGAAAAGGCCAAGCGCCTCGTGGAACAGCAGAAGGACGTGGTTGTCTTGCTTGACTCCATTACCCGTTTCGCCCGCGCCAACAACGTGGTGATTCCGCACTCCGGCAAGATTCTTTCGGGTGGTGTGGACGCCAACGCAATGCAGTTCCCGAAGAAGTTCTTTGGTGCAGCCCGTAAAATTGCAGACAAACTCGGTGACTTCCAGAAGGATTCCAACGGTCAGATTGTCCAGACGATTGCAGGCGAACCCGTTCGCGAAATCGTCCAGAAGAATGGTTCCCTAACCATTATCGGTACCGCCCTGATCGAAACCGGTAGCCGCATGGATGAAGTGATCTTCGAAGAATTCAAGGGTACGGGTAACATGGAACTAGTGCTTGACCGCCGCCTGGCCGAAAAGCGCACCTGGCCCGCCATCGATATTTTCAAGTCGGGCACCCGCAAAGAAGACCGCCTTCTCAGCCTTTACGAACAGGATATCATCTGGAAATTCCGTCAGGGAGCCCAGAACGATACCGAAAACGGCATCATGGATAAGCTCATTAAGCTCATGAAGCAAAACAAGACCAATGCCGAATTACTAGAATTTATGAAAAAAGCAAAGGACAGCCTTCGCTAA